The following are encoded in a window of Mustela nigripes isolate SB6536 chromosome 1, MUSNIG.SB6536, whole genome shotgun sequence genomic DNA:
- the DOK2 gene encoding docking protein 2 isoform X4 yields MRPTEASERCRLRGSYTLRAGETALELWGGHELGSKLYEWPYRFLRRFGRDKVTFSFEAGRRCISGEGNFEFETRQGNEIFSALEEAISAQKNSAHPGPPSQPATVPAVLPRPESPYSRPHDSLPPPSPSTPVPSARPRGPEGEYAVPFDAVARNLGKSLRGVLAVPPHVPADPLYDSIEEHLPPRPDHIYDEPEGVAALSLYDSPQEPQGEAWRRQATADRDRGLQRGQDLSAAGWPQGTEYDNVILKKGPK; encoded by the exons ATGAGACCCACAGAAGCCAGTGAGAGGTGCCGGCTCAGAGGATCCTACACCCTCCGGGCTGGGGAGACAGCCCTGGAGCTGTGGGGTGGCCATGAGCTGGGCAGCAAGCTGTATGAGTGGCCCTACAGGTTTCTGAGGCGCTTTGGGCGGGACAAG GTAACCTTTTCTTTCGAGGCAGGCCGGCGCTGCATCTCTGGAGAGGGCAACTTTGAGTTCGAAACCCGGCAAGGCAACGAGATCTTCTCGGCCCTGGAGGAAGCCATTTCTGCCCAGAAGAACAGCGCACATCCTGGGCCGCCATCCCAGCCAGCCACAGTCCCTGCGGTGCTGCCCCGGCCAGAAAGCCCCTACTCCCGGCCCCACGACTCCCTGCCACCTCCCTCGCCCTCCACTCCAGTGCCCTCTGCCCGGCCGCGGGGCCCGGAGGGGGAATATGCTGTGCCCTTTGATGCAGTGGCCCGTAACCTTGGGAAGAGCTTGAGGGGCGTCCTGGCGGTCCCTCCCCACGTCCCTGCGGACCCCCTATATGACAGCATTGAGGAGCACCTCCCCCCACGACCCGACCACATATATGATGAGCCTGAGGGAGTGGCTGCCCTGTCCCTGTATGACAGCCCACAGGAGCCCCAGGGAGAGGCCTGGAGGAGGCAGGCCACAGCTGACAGGGACCGCGGCCTCCAGAGAGGGCAGGACCTCTCTGCTGCTGGCTGGCCACAGGGAACTGAGTATGACAACGTCATACTTAAGAAAGGCCCAAAGTGA
- the DOK2 gene encoding docking protein 2 isoform X2 — protein MEEVAVKQGFLYLLQQQTFGKKWRRFGAVLYGESDCALARLELQEGPEKPRRGEAARRVIRLSDCLRVAEASGEASSPRDTSAFFLETKERQYQLAAPASERSDWIQAICLLAFPGQRKELLGPTGKGSRPRMEENELYSSTTAAPRKEFVVTMRPTEASERCRLRGSYTLRAGETALELWGGHELGSKLYEWPYRFLRRFGRDKVTFSFEAGRRCISGEGNFEFETRQGNEIFSALEEAISAQKNSAHPGPPSQPATVPAVLPRPESPYSRPHDSLPPPSPSTPVPSARPRGPEGEYAVPFDAVARNLGKSLRGVLAVPPHVPADPLYDSIEEHLPPRPDHIYDEPEGVAALSLYDSPQEPQGEAWRRQATADRDRGLQRGQDLSAAGWPQGTEYDNVILKKGPK, from the exons ATGGAAGAAGTAGCCGTGAAACAGGGCTTCCTGTACCTTCTACAGCAGCAGACTTTCGGAAAG AAATGGCGCCGGTTTGGGGCTGTGCTCTATGGAGAGTCGGACTGCGCCCTGGCCCGGCTGGAGCTCCAGGAGGGCCCAGAGAAGCCACGCCGGGGAGAGGCTGCCAGGAGGGTGATCCGCCTCAGTGACTGCCTACGTGTGGCTGAGGCCAGCGGGGAGGCCAGCAGCCCCCGGGACACCAGCGCCTTCTTCCTGGAGACCAAGGAGCGCCAGTACCAGCTGGCAGCCCCCGCCTCAGAGCGCAGTGACTGGATCCAGGCCATCTGCCTCTTGGCCTTCCCT GGCCAGAGGAAGGAGCTGCTGGGGCCCACGGGGAAGGGCAGCCGGCCCCGCATGGAGGAGAATGAACTGTACAGCAGCACGACCGCAG CCCCCCGCAAGGAGTTTGTTGTGACCATGAGACCCACAGAAGCCAGTGAGAGGTGCCGGCTCAGAGGATCCTACACCCTCCGGGCTGGGGAGACAGCCCTGGAGCTGTGGGGTGGCCATGAGCTGGGCAGCAAGCTGTATGAGTGGCCCTACAGGTTTCTGAGGCGCTTTGGGCGGGACAAG GTAACCTTTTCTTTCGAGGCAGGCCGGCGCTGCATCTCTGGAGAGGGCAACTTTGAGTTCGAAACCCGGCAAGGCAACGAGATCTTCTCGGCCCTGGAGGAAGCCATTTCTGCCCAGAAGAACAGCGCACATCCTGGGCCGCCATCCCAGCCAGCCACAGTCCCTGCGGTGCTGCCCCGGCCAGAAAGCCCCTACTCCCGGCCCCACGACTCCCTGCCACCTCCCTCGCCCTCCACTCCAGTGCCCTCTGCCCGGCCGCGGGGCCCGGAGGGGGAATATGCTGTGCCCTTTGATGCAGTGGCCCGTAACCTTGGGAAGAGCTTGAGGGGCGTCCTGGCGGTCCCTCCCCACGTCCCTGCGGACCCCCTATATGACAGCATTGAGGAGCACCTCCCCCCACGACCCGACCACATATATGATGAGCCTGAGGGAGTGGCTGCCCTGTCCCTGTATGACAGCCCACAGGAGCCCCAGGGAGAGGCCTGGAGGAGGCAGGCCACAGCTGACAGGGACCGCGGCCTCCAGAGAGGGCAGGACCTCTCTGCTGCTGGCTGGCCACAGGGAACTGAGTATGACAACGTCATACTTAAGAAAGGCCCAAAGTGA
- the DOK2 gene encoding docking protein 2 isoform X1, which yields MEEVAVKQGFLYLLQQQTFGKKWRRFGAVLYGESDCALARLELQEGPEKPRRGEAARRVIRLSDCLRVAEASGEASSPRDTSAFFLETKERQYQLAAPASERSDWIQAICLLAFPGQRKELLGPTGKGSRPRMEENELYSSTTAVAPRKEFVVTMRPTEASERCRLRGSYTLRAGETALELWGGHELGSKLYEWPYRFLRRFGRDKVTFSFEAGRRCISGEGNFEFETRQGNEIFSALEEAISAQKNSAHPGPPSQPATVPAVLPRPESPYSRPHDSLPPPSPSTPVPSARPRGPEGEYAVPFDAVARNLGKSLRGVLAVPPHVPADPLYDSIEEHLPPRPDHIYDEPEGVAALSLYDSPQEPQGEAWRRQATADRDRGLQRGQDLSAAGWPQGTEYDNVILKKGPK from the exons ATGGAAGAAGTAGCCGTGAAACAGGGCTTCCTGTACCTTCTACAGCAGCAGACTTTCGGAAAG AAATGGCGCCGGTTTGGGGCTGTGCTCTATGGAGAGTCGGACTGCGCCCTGGCCCGGCTGGAGCTCCAGGAGGGCCCAGAGAAGCCACGCCGGGGAGAGGCTGCCAGGAGGGTGATCCGCCTCAGTGACTGCCTACGTGTGGCTGAGGCCAGCGGGGAGGCCAGCAGCCCCCGGGACACCAGCGCCTTCTTCCTGGAGACCAAGGAGCGCCAGTACCAGCTGGCAGCCCCCGCCTCAGAGCGCAGTGACTGGATCCAGGCCATCTGCCTCTTGGCCTTCCCT GGCCAGAGGAAGGAGCTGCTGGGGCCCACGGGGAAGGGCAGCCGGCCCCGCATGGAGGAGAATGAACTGTACAGCAGCACGACCGCAG taGCCCCCCGCAAGGAGTTTGTTGTGACCATGAGACCCACAGAAGCCAGTGAGAGGTGCCGGCTCAGAGGATCCTACACCCTCCGGGCTGGGGAGACAGCCCTGGAGCTGTGGGGTGGCCATGAGCTGGGCAGCAAGCTGTATGAGTGGCCCTACAGGTTTCTGAGGCGCTTTGGGCGGGACAAG GTAACCTTTTCTTTCGAGGCAGGCCGGCGCTGCATCTCTGGAGAGGGCAACTTTGAGTTCGAAACCCGGCAAGGCAACGAGATCTTCTCGGCCCTGGAGGAAGCCATTTCTGCCCAGAAGAACAGCGCACATCCTGGGCCGCCATCCCAGCCAGCCACAGTCCCTGCGGTGCTGCCCCGGCCAGAAAGCCCCTACTCCCGGCCCCACGACTCCCTGCCACCTCCCTCGCCCTCCACTCCAGTGCCCTCTGCCCGGCCGCGGGGCCCGGAGGGGGAATATGCTGTGCCCTTTGATGCAGTGGCCCGTAACCTTGGGAAGAGCTTGAGGGGCGTCCTGGCGGTCCCTCCCCACGTCCCTGCGGACCCCCTATATGACAGCATTGAGGAGCACCTCCCCCCACGACCCGACCACATATATGATGAGCCTGAGGGAGTGGCTGCCCTGTCCCTGTATGACAGCCCACAGGAGCCCCAGGGAGAGGCCTGGAGGAGGCAGGCCACAGCTGACAGGGACCGCGGCCTCCAGAGAGGGCAGGACCTCTCTGCTGCTGGCTGGCCACAGGGAACTGAGTATGACAACGTCATACTTAAGAAAGGCCCAAAGTGA
- the DOK2 gene encoding docking protein 2 isoform X3 produces MEEVAVKQGFLYLLQQQTFGKGQRKELLGPTGKGSRPRMEENELYSSTTAVAPRKEFVVTMRPTEASERCRLRGSYTLRAGETALELWGGHELGSKLYEWPYRFLRRFGRDKVTFSFEAGRRCISGEGNFEFETRQGNEIFSALEEAISAQKNSAHPGPPSQPATVPAVLPRPESPYSRPHDSLPPPSPSTPVPSARPRGPEGEYAVPFDAVARNLGKSLRGVLAVPPHVPADPLYDSIEEHLPPRPDHIYDEPEGVAALSLYDSPQEPQGEAWRRQATADRDRGLQRGQDLSAAGWPQGTEYDNVILKKGPK; encoded by the exons ATGGAAGAAGTAGCCGTGAAACAGGGCTTCCTGTACCTTCTACAGCAGCAGACTTTCGGAAAG GGCCAGAGGAAGGAGCTGCTGGGGCCCACGGGGAAGGGCAGCCGGCCCCGCATGGAGGAGAATGAACTGTACAGCAGCACGACCGCAG taGCCCCCCGCAAGGAGTTTGTTGTGACCATGAGACCCACAGAAGCCAGTGAGAGGTGCCGGCTCAGAGGATCCTACACCCTCCGGGCTGGGGAGACAGCCCTGGAGCTGTGGGGTGGCCATGAGCTGGGCAGCAAGCTGTATGAGTGGCCCTACAGGTTTCTGAGGCGCTTTGGGCGGGACAAG GTAACCTTTTCTTTCGAGGCAGGCCGGCGCTGCATCTCTGGAGAGGGCAACTTTGAGTTCGAAACCCGGCAAGGCAACGAGATCTTCTCGGCCCTGGAGGAAGCCATTTCTGCCCAGAAGAACAGCGCACATCCTGGGCCGCCATCCCAGCCAGCCACAGTCCCTGCGGTGCTGCCCCGGCCAGAAAGCCCCTACTCCCGGCCCCACGACTCCCTGCCACCTCCCTCGCCCTCCACTCCAGTGCCCTCTGCCCGGCCGCGGGGCCCGGAGGGGGAATATGCTGTGCCCTTTGATGCAGTGGCCCGTAACCTTGGGAAGAGCTTGAGGGGCGTCCTGGCGGTCCCTCCCCACGTCCCTGCGGACCCCCTATATGACAGCATTGAGGAGCACCTCCCCCCACGACCCGACCACATATATGATGAGCCTGAGGGAGTGGCTGCCCTGTCCCTGTATGACAGCCCACAGGAGCCCCAGGGAGAGGCCTGGAGGAGGCAGGCCACAGCTGACAGGGACCGCGGCCTCCAGAGAGGGCAGGACCTCTCTGCTGCTGGCTGGCCACAGGGAACTGAGTATGACAACGTCATACTTAAGAAAGGCCCAAAGTGA